In Tenacibaculum sp. 190524A02b, the genomic stretch TCATAAGGTTTACATTTAATACTCCAAATCTACCATTATGAAGACTCCTTACTACCCTTTTTTCGATTACTGGTATTTAACGACAGATAAAATAAATGTATGATTAGTTAGATTGAAAAAGCAAAAAAGCTCTTACGATTACGTAAGAGCTTTTGTTGGCCTACAAGGACTCGAACCTTGAATATCGGTACCAAAAACCGGTGTGTTACCATTACACCATAGGCCAATTGCTTATTGCGGGTGCAAATATACAAGTCTTTTTTATTTTAGCAAACTTTTTTTTATTTTTTTGATTTAACAGAACTTTATCTAAATAAAACAATTCAAAAATTATACTTTTGCTTTACTTAAAACGTACTAGTTATTAGTACATTCGCAACAACTTATTAAACACTATATGAACGATTTTAACTACAATAAATGGAATACTATTTTAGGATGGGTTTCATTTGCAGTGGCTTTGGTAACATATACACTAACGTTAGAACCAACTGTTAGTTCTTGGGATTGTGGAGAATACATATCTACAGCCGTAAACTTAGAAGTAGGACATCCGCCTGGTGCTCCATTATTTCAAATGCTTGGTGCTTTCTTTGCTATGTTTAGTAGTGACCCTAGTAATTTAGCTTTAATGGTTAACTTTATGTCTGGATTGGCTAGTGCTTTTACCATTCTTTTTATGTTTTGGACCATTACCAATTTAGCTAAAAAAATGGCTATCAAAAATGGAACATTTAGTAAAAATGAAGCTATTGCCGTTTTAGGTAGCGGACTTGTTGGTGCCTTGGCTTATACTTTTTCAGATAGTTTTTGGTTTAGTGCTGTAGAAGGTGAAGTATATGCTATGTCTTCTTTTTTAATGGCTTTACTTTTTTGGTTAGGCTTAAAATGGGAGGCTGAACTTAATATGCCTAGAGGAAATAAATGGTTGGTTATTATCAGTTTTGTAGTTGGATTATCATTTGGTGTTCATATCTTATCACTTTTAGTGATTCCTTCTATTGTAATGTTGTACTTCTTTAAAACCTATAAGAGCATTACTGTGAAAACTACTGCCATTGCTACGTTGGTTTCAATTTTTGTTCTAGCTTTTGTTTTTAAATTCCTATTCCCTTTTACTTTAAAGTTCTTTAGTGTTGCTGAATTGTTTTTTATCAACCAAATAGGATTACCTTATAACTCTGGAACTATTATAGCCGGAATTGTTTTAATTGCTTTATTCTATTTTGGACTTAACTATACTCGTAAAAAAGGATTGGTTACTGTAAATACTTTAGTATTATCCGTATTATTTATCATGATTGGGTTTTCTTCATGGTTAATGCTACCTATTAGAGCCAATGCGGATACAGTTATTAATGAAAACAACCCTTCAAGTGCTCGTGAACTTTTAGCTTACTACAACCGTGAGCAATATGGTGACGCTAACGTATTTTATGATAAATATTATTCATTTGCTTATAACAGAGAGCAAGACGCTGCCCAACCTTACAAAGATGATAAACCTAAATATGAAAAAATAAATGGTAAGTACGAAATTGTAAACAGATACAAAAATGTACTTCCCAATTACTCTGATAAGCATAAAGGTTTTATCCCTAGAATGGTTGACCCAGGTGCTCAGGAACATTACAAAAGAATAGCTGGAATTCCTGCTCGTAGTAAAAGACGCCCTACATTTATTGAAAACATGAGGTTTATGATTGATTATCAATTTGGATACATGTACGGTCGTTATTTTATGTGGAATTTTGTAGGACGTCAAAATGATACGCAAGGGCATTTAGACTTTGAAAATGGAAACTGGTTAAGTGGTATAGACTTTATAGATGAAATGCGCTTAGGCTCTCAACAGAATTTACCAGATCATGTTAAAAATAATAAAGGGCGTAATAAATACTACTTTCTTCCTTTAATTTTAGGAATTATTGGATTGTTTTATCAAACCAATAGAGATAAAAAAAACCTATACACCTTAGCTTTATTTTTTGCGTTTACAGGCTTTGCAATCATATTTTACACCAATCCAAAACCTTTTGAACCTCGTGAGCGTGACTATGCTGTTGTAGGTTCTTTTTATGTTTTTGCTATTTGGATAGGATTTGGCGTACTGGCTTTGTATGATTATTTTAAACAATATGCTAGTAAAAGAGCCGTGGCTATAGGTGTTTCTGCAATTTCACTTATTGCTGTACCTGTTTTAATGGGATTCCAAAATTGGGACGATCATGATAGAGGAGACAGATACATTGCGCAACTAAATGCACAAACCTATTTAGAAAGTTGTGATCCGAATGCTATTATATTTACTATTGGAGATAATGATACCTTTCCACTTTGGTATATGCAACAAGTAGAAGGTGTTCGTAGAGATATTAAAATTGTAAACACCAGTCTTTTTCAAACAGATTGGTACATTGACCAAATGAAAAAGAAAACCTATGAAGCAGATCCTATTCCTTCAACTTTAAAACATTCACAATATAAATATGGCACCTTAGATTTAGCCTACCACTACCCTATTCCTCAATTAAAAGATTCTATTTTATCAATAGGTGATTTTATGCGATGGATTGCCAGTGATAATGATGCTACCTATTTAGATGCTGGTGATGGTGCAAAAGAAAAGTTTTATCCTAGTAATAAAATCAGAATTCCAGTTAACAAAGCAAATGTTTTAAAAACGGGCTTAGTTTCTGCTAAAGATGCGGATAAAATAGTAGATTATATTGACATTACTATTGACAGACAAGGTATTGCTAAGAATCGTATTTTAATGTTAGATATACTTAATAATTTTGATTGGAAACGACCTATTTATTTTACTGGAGGTGCAAGCGCTGATGAGGAGTATATTTGGCTGAAAGATTATCTACAGCTTGATGGTATGGCGTATAAATTAGTCCCTATTAAAACACCTAACAGAGGGAAGTCTATGTTTGAAATGGGACGTATTGATCCTGATAAAATGTATGAAAATGTTAAAAAATGGGATTGGAAAACTATTAATAATGGAAAAGTTTATTTAGACGAACAAAGCAAGCGTAATGCTATTTCTTTACGTAACAACTTAATGCGTTTATCTGAAGAATACTTAAACTTAAACGACTCTGTTAAAGCTAAAGATGTTTTAGATTTATCTTTATACAAAATGCCAATTAAAGACTTTGGCCATTTTAGTATTTCTTTAGGCTATCCTGAGCTATATTATAGAATTGGTGACATTGATAAAGCAAGAGAAACGGCTGCTTCTTTAACTACCATTTTCCAACAAAACTTACTTCACTATAGTACGTTTAGTGATCATGATTTAGATCTTATTCTTGATAACCTAGAAACTAATCTTTATATGTATCAAAGCTTAGTACAACAGATAACACAATACGATAAGGATAAAGATTACACTGATAAAGTTGTAAATGACTACATAAAGCATGCTAAGCTTTTTAGACATTTAATGCCTGATGAAGAAGAGCCTGCTGTAGAGCAAATACAAATGGATACTATAAAACCTTAATTAAATGAGGTTATACCCTATAAAAGCTCCACGTATAGTAAGACTATTATTTCCTTATTATACGTGGAGTTTTCCTTTAGATAAAAAAGAGATCTACTTAACTTTTGACGATGGCCCCATACCTGAGGTTACTGAATTTGTACTTAAAGAATTAAATAAATACAATGCAAAGGCTACTTTTTTTTGTATTGGTGACAATATAAGAAAACACCCAAAAGTATTTCATCAAATACACAATGAGGGTCATAGTATCGGCAATCACACCTTTAACCATTTAAACGGCTGGAAAACATCTGTAAATGATTACTATATAAACACCCAAAAAGCAGAAGAGTTTATTTTAAAACACACAGCTTCACTCAAGCTTTTTAGACCTCCTTATAGTAAAATAAAAAGAAAACAAGCCAAGTTTCTTATTAGCAAAGGTTATAAAATAATAGTATGGAGTGTACTTTCTGGTGATTTTGATTCAAAAATCACGAAAGAAACTTGTTTAGAAAATGTATTGAAAAACACTAAAAACGGAAGTATTGTTGTATTTCATGATAGCATAAAGGCACATGAAAAATTACGTTTTGTATTACCAAAAGTATTGGAAGAATTTACAAAGCAAGGATATGCTTTTAAAGCAATAACTTAAACGTATTGCTGTACTAAACCTATAAGCGTATTCGCATCTTGATCACCAGTTTGACGCCATTTCATTTCACCATTTTTATAAATCATAAACGTAGGATTTCCTTTAACACGTAACGCCTCTGCTAAAATCTCATTTTTTCTAATATCAATTTTAATCACTTTAGCTTTATCACCTAAAGCGGCAGCTACATCTCTTAAGGTATCTAAACTAGGTTCAAGCTCGCTCCAATCGGCGTAAAAATCAATTAAAACCGGTTTATCAATACTTATGATTTCACCAAACTTTGTCATTTAACATTAATTTTATCTGTAAATCGCCTAAAAATACTAAATTTTTATATATTATATATTATATTAACTTTAAAATCAAAGGTATTTAGCCCTTTTTTAATTCAATCACAGTTATTTCTGGCCATATTCCTACTCTTCCAGGAAAAGCATGATAACCAAAGCCTCTATTTACATTAATATACCTTCCAAACTCTTCATACAATCCTGCCCATTGTTTGTATACATACTGTGATGGACTCCATTTAAAAAAACCGGGTATTTCTATACCAAATTGCAATCCGTGCGTATGACCACTTAAAGTTAATTGGTAATTAAAATCATCTTTTTTTACTTTGTATTCCCAATGACTCGGATCATGACTCATTAAAACCTTAAAATCTTCCTGATTGATTCCAGATGAAGCTTTCTCTAAATCTCCTGCTTGATTAAACCCTTTTCCCCAGTTCTCTACTCCTACTAAGGCTATTTTTTGCCCATTTTTTTCAATATATCTGTGCTCGTTTAACAATAAATCAAAACCTATTTTAGGATGAATATTTTTAATTGCTTCAAAATTCGCTTCTTTATCCTCTTTTGTTTTCCATTTAGAATAATCGCCATAGTCATGATTCCCTAAAATAGAATACTTTCCCATAGGCGCTTTTAATTGCGAAAAAACAGAAATCCAATCATCCATTTCATGTGCAAAATTATTTACAATATCCCCTGTAAATAAAATTACATCAGATTGTTGTTCGTTAATTAAATCAACACCATAGCCTATTTTTTCTTTATTATCAAAACTTCCAGAATGAATATCGGTAATTTGTGTAATGGTAAAACCGTCAAAAGCCTCAGGTAAATCCTTAAAACTTAATTGGTATTTTAAAACCTTATAATTGAATTTCCCTTTAAAAATCCCGTACAGTAAGCTTGCAAAAGGCAAAGCCGCTAACCCTAATGCTATTTGGGAAATAAACTTTCTTCTTCCTGCTAAACTTTTTGTTTCTTCTTGAGAAAAATACGTGATTCCTTTTTTAATAAATCGATACACATCTTCTCCTAACATCACCAAAACCATTAACAACTTTGGTAATAAAACCAATAAAAGCAGTCCAAATGCCCATTGAAACTGTCTTGTTTGTCCAGAACTCCTATCTGACGAAAAAATAACGTAGAAAAAATTAATATATGCAATACATCCTACTCCTAACCATAGGTAACGTAACAATTTACTTTTAGTGACTACTCTTACAGCTTGAAAAGCATAGGTTTCAAATAAAATAATTGCGGTTGATATAATTAGTAACGATAGTACCCAACGTGGCATAAGTGTATTTTTTAGAATCTTGTAAAGATACTGGTTAATCTAAAAATCAATCTTTAACATCTTGTTAAAGTTTTGTAGCTTTACATGCAGAATCCGCAGATACATTTTTAGGTGATTTTCACCTTATCTAATCACATAAAATTAGCTCATTTAGCTTTATACAACGATATGGAAAACAGGAAACGACTTTTTTTACTTGATGCCTACGCTTTAATATTTAGAGGATATTACGCTTTTATAAAAAACCCAAGAATTAACTCCAAAGGTTTAGATACCTCGGCAATTTTAGGGTTTACCAATTCTTTACTAGATGTTATTAAGCGTGAAAAACCTGATTATTTAGCCGTTTGCTTTGATAAAGGTGGAAGTGTAGACCGAGTGGAAGTTTTTCCTGAATATAAAGCCAATAGGCAAGAAACTCCTGAAGCCATTAAAATAGCCGTACCCTATATTGAAAAAATATTAGCAGCTATGAATATTCCCGCTATTGTAAAAGAAGGTTATGAAGCAGATGACATTATTGGAACCTTGGCAAAAAAAGCAGAAAAAGCAGGACTGGAAACCTATATGGTTACACCTGATAAAGATTATGCACAATTGGTTTCCGAACATATTTTTATGTACAAACCTCCAAGAATGGGTAATGGTTATGAAAAATGGGGCATTGAAGAAGTAAAGGCTAAGTTTGATGTAGAACGACCTGAGCAAGTGATTGACTTTTTAGGAATGATGGGAGATTCTGTTGATAACATCCCTGGGTTACCTGGTGTAGGAGAAAAAACAGCTAAAAAATTCTTAGCTGCTTATGGTAGTATGGAAGGTCTTTTTGAAAACATTCATGAGTTAAAAGGAAAAATGAAAGAGAAAGTAGAAGCCAACCAAGAGCTAGGACTGCTTTCTAAAAAACTAGCTACCATTATGCTAGACGTTCCTGTTGAGCTGGAAGAAGACAAACTTGTTTTTGAGCAACCAAACATGGAGGAAACTATTGGACTTTTTAATGAGCTTGAGTTTAGAAGACTTGCAGAAAACTTGAAAAAAACCTTTGCGATTGCCACCAATAGTGAAACGCCAGCAACAAATACAACCCAACCATCAAACACACAGCAGTTTGATTTATTTGCTACCCCAGGTAGTGGTACTACAAGCCAAACAGAAACGGTAAATGGATATAGAACCATCAACAATACCAACCATGTATATCAACTAGTAAATACTGCCTTAAGTAGAAAATTATTACTAGAAAAGTTACAGCAACAAAACAGTGTTTGTTTTGACACAGAAACTACTGGTTTAAAAGCCTTAGAGGTTGAATTAATTGGTATTGCTTTTTCTTGGGAAACTGGTAAAGGCTATTATGTAGCTTTTCCTGAAGATCAAGAAGAAACACAGCAGATTATCAATGAGTTCATTCCGTTTTTTGAAAATGAAACTATTGAAAAGATTGGTCATAATTTAAAGTATGATATTAAAGTACTTTCTAACTACAACATTGTTGTAAAAGGAAAGTTATTTGACACCATGATTGCGCATTACTTGATAAATCCAGACATGCGCCATAACATGGATGTCCTTTCAGAAACTTACTTAAACTACCAACCCGTTTCTATTACTGAATTAATTGGTAAAAAAGGGAAAAATCAACTTTCCATGAGGCAAGTTGAACTTCCTAAACAAACAGAATATGCTGTTGAAGACGCTGATGTTACTTTACAATTAAAAGAGCATTTTACTAAGGAACTAGATAGCGGTAATGTTACTAAATTGTTTAATGAAGTAGAAACTCCGTTAGTTTCTGTACTAACCGCTATGGAAATTGAAGGTGTTAACTTAAATACCGATTTTTTAAAATCGTTATCTAATGATTTATCTACAGATATTCAAGAACTTGAAAAACGTATTTATGAGCAAGCTGGAGAAGAGTTTAACATTGCTTCTCCAAAACAATTGGGGCCTATTTTATTTGAAAAACTAAAATTGGTTGACAAACCTAAGAAAACAAAAACAGGACAATATTCTACCGCTGAAGATGTACTTTCTTCTTTAAAAGAGCATCAAATAGTAGCCGATATTTTATTGTACCGTCAATATAAAAAGCTTCAAAGTACGTATGTAGATGCGCTACCTAATGAAATAAACCCTAAAACAGGAAGAGTACATACGGTATATGCGCAAGCTGTTGCAGCTACAGGACGTTTAAGTTCTAACAATCCAAACTTGCAAAACATTCCTATTAGAACTAAACGCGGACAAGAAGTACGCAAAGCTTTTATTCCTAAAGATGAAAATTATGTATTGTTAGCGGCAGATTACAGCCAAATAGAACTACGAATTATTGCAGCTTTGAGTGAAGAAGAAACCATGATTGATGCGTTTACTAAAGGAGAAGACATTCATGCTTCAACAGCCTCTAAAGTTTTTAAAGTACCTATTGAAGAGGTAACGCGTGAGCAACGTAGCAATGCCAAAACGGTGAATTTTGGAATCATCTATGGTGTTTCTGCCTTTGGATTAAGTAATCAGACTTCTTTAGATAGAAAAGAAGCCAAAGCATTGATTGATGCTTACTATGAAACCTATCCTAAATTACGCGGTTATATAGCCAAACAAGTAGATTTTGCTCGTGAACATGGTTATGTAGAAACTGTATTACATAGAAGACGTTATTTAAAGGATATCAACTCTCGTAATGCTATTGTTAGAGGCGCAGCGGAACGAAACGCTGTAAATGCCCCAATACAAGGTAGCGCTGCAGATATTATTAAATTGGCCATGATTAATATTCATGAACGTTTTGCTAAAGAAAACTTTAAATCTAAAATGCTTTTACAGGTACATGATGAATTGGTTTTTGACGCACACAAAGACGAACTAGAAACTATTAAACCTATTATTAAAGAGGAAATGGAAAATGCTTTTAAACTTAGTGTTCCGTTAGATGTTGAAATGGGTATTGGGCAAAATTGGTTAGAAGCGCATTAAATCACAAAAACTCTGTACTTACTTCAATTCTTAACACAGCTTAATAATGAGAAGAAATTGGACAAGAAATGAATGAATTTTAGCTTTTAATCTTTATTGTAAAATACCTTTTGGTAAGATAAACTATCGAAACCATTTAATAATCAAATTAGCTGGAGCTATTGAAAGAACTCCTTCTGCTGTTGCTTGGAAACTAGTAAATTTTGCTAGCCTTGACCCTTCCTTAACTAAAAGAGGAATAAAAGGAGCAACCAATGCAGGGAAATTAGATAAAATTATTTTTGAAGAATTCACAAATAATAGGGAAAATTTAGCTTATGAAAGTGAGCTTCTATTAGCTAAATTTTTAAAAGAAGAAATATAATCACCAACTGAAGAAACTTTTCAAATAAAACAAGGAATCGAAAAAGAAAGAAGAGTTAAAATAACTTTTGGTTGTAACGCTATTTTAGAGCGAGATATTGAAGTGTATACTAACATTTATTTGTAGCATTTAATAAGTAAGCTGTAAAAACATTATTAATCTTAAAGACTATTCACCAAGTAATACTATAAAGTAGCTTAAGATTCCTGCATTCCACAAACTTCACTCAGGATTTATCTATTAATTTTGAATTATAAATGCTTATAACTGTAAGTAGCACTTTTTAGAACTAGAAAATGTTATTGTTAAATAAGTTTATGCACTCTAGTTTGTAATTCTGGTATTACAAATTTTTCAAACCAAGGGTTCTTAGTGAGCCAAAAACGATTTCTAGGTGATGGATGCGGTAATACAAAATACTGCGGTAAGTACTCTTCATAATTGTTTACCGTTTCTGTAAGTGTTCGCTTTGCTTTATTTTTCAAATAATAGTTTTGTGCGTACATACCTATTAAAAGTACTAATTTAATGTCAGGCATTTTGTTTAACAATAACTCATGCCATTGTGGAGCACATTCTTTTCTAGGTGGTAAATCTCCAGATTTTCCTTTTCCAGGATAACAAAATCCCATAGGCACAATACCAAAATTAGTAGTATTGTAAAACTGCTCTGAGGTTACATTTAACCATTTCCTAAGTTGTTTTCCACTGGCATCATCCCAAGGAATACCAGAAGCGTGTACTTTAGTACCTGGAGCCTGCCCTATTATCAAAATCTTAGAAGTATCGCTGGCAAAAACCACTGGTCTTGGCTCAATAGCATGTTTGCACAAATCACAAGTTCTAATTTTTACTAGTAAATCTTCCATTCTATAAAACTAACAAAAAGACATAAAAAAACTCGTTTCCTCCCGAAACGAGTTTTAATTTTATTCAAAAAATTTTTATTTTCTAGTGATTTAATGCATATCCGGCCCCTTTTCCGAATTCTTTTAAAATTAATTGCATGTTTTTAAAAAAGTTTTGAATCCCCTTAAGTAATTTTGTTCTCATGATAAGTTTTTTATTAATTTCCCTTATTACAAAGATACAACTTAACTTGTTGATTTACAACAAAATCAGACTCCCAAACGTTAATCATGCATAAATATTGTATAAATGGTAAGAAATTCATGATAATTTAACAAAAATCATTCACAAACTGCACTCAGGTTTTTCACAAAACCTTTACAAAGTCCTCAAAAGCAACATAATACGGCTTATCTTTCACAACTGGAAGCTCAATACTTTCTGCATTTGCTATACCAATTCCTGCATACCAAACCTTAGCATTCTGTTTTTTAGCATGTTCTTTAAATGTTTCCATCCAAAGTACATCATATTCCTGCGGAGACTGAATATTATTAGTAACCTTTACCAATACAAAAATGGTAGGTTCTCCTTTTTTAAACAATACAAATTGTGGGTGCTTTTTTAAGGTACTATTAACGGCAACAAACTCATACCCCATTTCTTGCAACTTTTTACCCACAATGTTCATTCCTAAATTGTGTAGTTCCTGTTCTGTAAGTATGTGCATTTTATTTTCTTTTCTTATTACGCTTATTATAGTTTTTATCACCTCTTGTTTTAGGCTTTTTATATTTTTTAGCAATTTCTCTTCTATAAGAGCCTCCAAGGTTTACTTTTTTATTTTTTTCTTTCTTTTCATGAAAAGCTTCTCCTGGTACATACTCTTGAGAAGTTCTATTTTTAGATTGTTGTTTATCTTCCCTAGGCCTTTCTTCTTCTGTTAACTGCTTTGATATTTCTACATGTTCAGGAATTTCTACTAAAGGAATGGTATAATTCATTAACTCTTCTATCTGCAATT encodes the following:
- a CDS encoding DUF2723 domain-containing protein; protein product: MNDFNYNKWNTILGWVSFAVALVTYTLTLEPTVSSWDCGEYISTAVNLEVGHPPGAPLFQMLGAFFAMFSSDPSNLALMVNFMSGLASAFTILFMFWTITNLAKKMAIKNGTFSKNEAIAVLGSGLVGALAYTFSDSFWFSAVEGEVYAMSSFLMALLFWLGLKWEAELNMPRGNKWLVIISFVVGLSFGVHILSLLVIPSIVMLYFFKTYKSITVKTTAIATLVSIFVLAFVFKFLFPFTLKFFSVAELFFINQIGLPYNSGTIIAGIVLIALFYFGLNYTRKKGLVTVNTLVLSVLFIMIGFSSWLMLPIRANADTVINENNPSSARELLAYYNREQYGDANVFYDKYYSFAYNREQDAAQPYKDDKPKYEKINGKYEIVNRYKNVLPNYSDKHKGFIPRMVDPGAQEHYKRIAGIPARSKRRPTFIENMRFMIDYQFGYMYGRYFMWNFVGRQNDTQGHLDFENGNWLSGIDFIDEMRLGSQQNLPDHVKNNKGRNKYYFLPLILGIIGLFYQTNRDKKNLYTLALFFAFTGFAIIFYTNPKPFEPRERDYAVVGSFYVFAIWIGFGVLALYDYFKQYASKRAVAIGVSAISLIAVPVLMGFQNWDDHDRGDRYIAQLNAQTYLESCDPNAIIFTIGDNDTFPLWYMQQVEGVRRDIKIVNTSLFQTDWYIDQMKKKTYEADPIPSTLKHSQYKYGTLDLAYHYPIPQLKDSILSIGDFMRWIASDNDATYLDAGDGAKEKFYPSNKIRIPVNKANVLKTGLVSAKDADKIVDYIDITIDRQGIAKNRILMLDILNNFDWKRPIYFTGGASADEEYIWLKDYLQLDGMAYKLVPIKTPNRGKSMFEMGRIDPDKMYENVKKWDWKTINNGKVYLDEQSKRNAISLRNNLMRLSEEYLNLNDSVKAKDVLDLSLYKMPIKDFGHFSISLGYPELYYRIGDIDKARETAASLTTIFQQNLLHYSTFSDHDLDLILDNLETNLYMYQSLVQQITQYDKDKDYTDKVVNDYIKHAKLFRHLMPDEEEPAVEQIQMDTIKP
- a CDS encoding polysaccharide deacetylase family protein codes for the protein MRLYPIKAPRIVRLLFPYYTWSFPLDKKEIYLTFDDGPIPEVTEFVLKELNKYNAKATFFCIGDNIRKHPKVFHQIHNEGHSIGNHTFNHLNGWKTSVNDYYINTQKAEEFILKHTASLKLFRPPYSKIKRKQAKFLISKGYKIIVWSVLSGDFDSKITKETCLENVLKNTKNGSIVVFHDSIKAHEKLRFVLPKVLEEFTKQGYAFKAIT
- a CDS encoding thioredoxin family protein, producing the protein MTKFGEIISIDKPVLIDFYADWSELEPSLDTLRDVAAALGDKAKVIKIDIRKNEILAEALRVKGNPTFMIYKNGEMKWRQTGDQDANTLIGLVQQYV
- a CDS encoding metallophosphoesterase — its product is MPRWVLSLLIISTAIILFETYAFQAVRVVTKSKLLRYLWLGVGCIAYINFFYVIFSSDRSSGQTRQFQWAFGLLLLVLLPKLLMVLVMLGEDVYRFIKKGITYFSQEETKSLAGRRKFISQIALGLAALPFASLLYGIFKGKFNYKVLKYQLSFKDLPEAFDGFTITQITDIHSGSFDNKEKIGYGVDLINEQQSDVILFTGDIVNNFAHEMDDWISVFSQLKAPMGKYSILGNHDYGDYSKWKTKEDKEANFEAIKNIHPKIGFDLLLNEHRYIEKNGQKIALVGVENWGKGFNQAGDLEKASSGINQEDFKVLMSHDPSHWEYKVKKDDFNYQLTLSGHTHGLQFGIEIPGFFKWSPSQYVYKQWAGLYEEFGRYINVNRGFGYHAFPGRVGIWPEITVIELKKG
- the polA gene encoding DNA polymerase I, encoding MENRKRLFLLDAYALIFRGYYAFIKNPRINSKGLDTSAILGFTNSLLDVIKREKPDYLAVCFDKGGSVDRVEVFPEYKANRQETPEAIKIAVPYIEKILAAMNIPAIVKEGYEADDIIGTLAKKAEKAGLETYMVTPDKDYAQLVSEHIFMYKPPRMGNGYEKWGIEEVKAKFDVERPEQVIDFLGMMGDSVDNIPGLPGVGEKTAKKFLAAYGSMEGLFENIHELKGKMKEKVEANQELGLLSKKLATIMLDVPVELEEDKLVFEQPNMEETIGLFNELEFRRLAENLKKTFAIATNSETPATNTTQPSNTQQFDLFATPGSGTTSQTETVNGYRTINNTNHVYQLVNTALSRKLLLEKLQQQNSVCFDTETTGLKALEVELIGIAFSWETGKGYYVAFPEDQEETQQIINEFIPFFENETIEKIGHNLKYDIKVLSNYNIVVKGKLFDTMIAHYLINPDMRHNMDVLSETYLNYQPVSITELIGKKGKNQLSMRQVELPKQTEYAVEDADVTLQLKEHFTKELDSGNVTKLFNEVETPLVSVLTAMEIEGVNLNTDFLKSLSNDLSTDIQELEKRIYEQAGEEFNIASPKQLGPILFEKLKLVDKPKKTKTGQYSTAEDVLSSLKEHQIVADILLYRQYKKLQSTYVDALPNEINPKTGRVHTVYAQAVAATGRLSSNNPNLQNIPIRTKRGQEVRKAFIPKDENYVLLAADYSQIELRIIAALSEEETMIDAFTKGEDIHASTASKVFKVPIEEVTREQRSNAKTVNFGIIYGVSAFGLSNQTSLDRKEAKALIDAYYETYPKLRGYIAKQVDFAREHGYVETVLHRRRYLKDINSRNAIVRGAAERNAVNAPIQGSAADIIKLAMINIHERFAKENFKSKMLLQVHDELVFDAHKDELETIKPIIKEEMENAFKLSVPLDVEMGIGQNWLEAH
- a CDS encoding uracil-DNA glycosylase family protein produces the protein MEDLLVKIRTCDLCKHAIEPRPVVFASDTSKILIIGQAPGTKVHASGIPWDDASGKQLRKWLNVTSEQFYNTTNFGIVPMGFCYPGKGKSGDLPPRKECAPQWHELLLNKMPDIKLVLLIGMYAQNYYLKNKAKRTLTETVNNYEEYLPQYFVLPHPSPRNRFWLTKNPWFEKFVIPELQTRVHKLI
- a CDS encoding Na(+)-translocating NADH-quinone reductase subunit F; the encoded protein is MHILTEQELHNLGMNIVGKKLQEMGYEFVAVNSTLKKHPQFVLFKKGEPTIFVLVKVTNNIQSPQEYDVLWMETFKEHAKKQNAKVWYAGIGIANAESIELPVVKDKPYYVAFEDFVKVL